A part of Dreissena polymorpha isolate Duluth1 chromosome 13, UMN_Dpol_1.0, whole genome shotgun sequence genomic DNA contains:
- the LOC127856512 gene encoding uncharacterized protein LOC127856512, whose product MEDHVDELKEHSRAVNSGANKTVYRSANYNDGSIRENGLRVANGVKPKVLYPLSVRSESTDLGFNSEDETGEITAATLLSPEDFDSRADDIIARVKGDLKLSTKYSNGDFNNVSNAASCVAMKSSPSKEADVSENSLAIDVCPTCEKLMMPPSSSAILLIPCGHTLCRNCSLRIKYCAMCGCAVQSTTPNIMLQQIITNLHTKQTHRQTTSTSIRTIPKKELRRRIPESPNETRYSYGGSREYHFRNRRSLSSVEP is encoded by the exons ATGGAAGACCATGTAGATGAACTCAAAGAGCATAGTAGGGCAGTTAATTCCGGTGCAAACAAAACTGTGTACAGGAGCGCTAATTATAATGATGGCTCAATTCGGGAAAATGGCTTGCGAGTTGCTAACGGTGTTAAACCCAAAGTGCTTTATCCACTAAGTGTTAGGTCAGAGTCGACTGACCTCGGTTTTAACAGCGAAGATGAAACAGGTGAGATCACTGCGGCCACACTTCTCTCCCCTGAAGATTTTGACTCGCGAGCCGACGATATTATAGCGAGAGTGAAAGGGGATTTGAAGCTCTCCACCAAATACTCAAATGGGGACTTCAATAACGTATCAAATGCAGCAAGTTGTGTGGCCATGAAGAGTTCCCCGTCCAAAGAGGCTGATGTTAGTGAGAACAGCCTTGCCATTGATGTTTGCCCTACTTGTGAAAAACTAATG ATGCCCCCCAGTTCTAGCGCCATACTGCTCATCCCGTGCGGTCACACCCTGTGCAGGAATTGCAGCCTTCGCATCAAGTATTGCGCAATGTGCGGCTGTGCTGTGCAGTCCACTACCCCGAACATCATGCTGCAACAGATCATCACCAACTTACACACtaaacagacacacagacagacaaccAGTACAT CCATTCGCACGATACCGAAAAAAGAACTACGTAGAAGAATACCAGAATCTCCTAACGAGACGAGATATTCTTATGGAGGAAGCAGAGAATATCACTTCCGTAATAGAAGATCTCTCTCATCAGTTGAACCGTGA